From the genome of Staphylococcus haemolyticus, one region includes:
- the ftsW gene encoding cell division peptidoglycan polymerase FtsW — protein sequence MSNLKNIFRYIGRTAKFIDYPLLITYVVLCLFGLIMVYSASMVAATKGTLTGGLEVSGTYFYNRQLIYVIMSFIVVFFIAFMLNIKILQQPNIQKWIMIIIFILLFLTLIIGKNINGSKSWINLGFMNLQASELLKIAFILYISYVISRKLPQVREKIKVIAAPLFLIGVCLFLVLLQGDIGQTLLIMIIIVSMFIFAGIGVQKLVRGPVLLIAGSFIAIASLFIVSGMMPHYLKARFSTLMNPFSSEAGTGYHLTNSLMAIGNGGLFGRGLGNGIMKLGYLPEAHTDFIFAVICEELGLVGGLFVICLLFFIVYRAFVLATKTPSYFYKLICVGVASYIGSQTFVNLGGISATIPLTGVPLPFISFGGSSMLSLSIAMGLLLLVAKQIKIDEKRSQKARKQKLGITR from the coding sequence ATGAGTAATTTAAAAAATATATTTAGATACATAGGTAGAACTGCTAAGTTCATCGATTATCCATTATTAATTACATACGTTGTTTTATGTCTTTTCGGTTTAATCATGGTTTATAGTGCGAGTATGGTTGCTGCAACTAAAGGGACGTTAACAGGTGGACTTGAAGTATCTGGCACGTATTTTTATAATAGACAACTCATTTACGTTATTATGAGTTTTATTGTCGTATTTTTTATCGCTTTTATGTTGAATATTAAAATATTACAACAACCCAATATTCAAAAATGGATTATGATTATAATCTTCATATTACTATTTTTAACACTTATTATAGGTAAAAATATTAACGGATCTAAAAGTTGGATAAATCTTGGATTTATGAACTTACAAGCATCGGAATTATTGAAAATTGCATTCATATTGTATATTTCATATGTAATAAGTAGAAAATTACCGCAAGTAAGAGAGAAAATTAAAGTAATTGCTGCGCCACTATTTTTAATAGGCGTATGCTTATTTTTAGTATTATTGCAAGGTGATATTGGTCAAACGTTGTTAATCATGATTATTATTGTTTCAATGTTTATTTTTGCAGGTATCGGTGTCCAAAAATTAGTAAGAGGACCGGTTTTGCTTATTGCAGGAAGTTTCATCGCGATTGCATCGCTCTTTATTGTAAGTGGAATGATGCCACATTATTTAAAAGCGCGTTTTAGTACATTAATGAACCCATTTAGTTCAGAAGCCGGTACAGGTTATCATTTAACTAACTCATTGATGGCAATTGGTAATGGTGGATTATTTGGTCGTGGTTTAGGCAATGGAATTATGAAACTTGGTTATTTACCAGAAGCACATACTGACTTTATATTTGCAGTCATTTGTGAGGAACTTGGTTTAGTAGGTGGATTATTCGTCATTTGCTTATTATTCTTCATAGTTTATCGTGCTTTCGTATTAGCTACTAAAACACCATCATATTTCTATAAATTAATTTGTGTAGGCGTTGCTAGTTATATTGGCAGTCAGACTTTTGTCAATTTAGGTGGTATTTCAGCAACGATTCCATTAACTGGTGTACCTCTACCATTTATAAGTTTTGGTGGTTCATCTATGTTGAGTTTAAGTATCGCAATGGGTCTTCTATTATTAGTCGCAAAACAAATAAAAATTGATGAAAAACGATCACAAAAAGCTAGAAAACAAAAACTAGGTATAACTAGATAA
- a CDS encoding YlaN family protein translates to MPKQSKMSNVAYEQLNQDADRILHLIKVQMDNLTLPSCPLYEEVLDTQMFGLQKEVDFAVKLGLVDKEDGKNLMLRLEKELSKLHEAFTNVK, encoded by the coding sequence ATGCCGAAGCAATCGAAGATGAGTAACGTGGCTTATGAGCAATTAAATCAAGATGCTGATAGAATCTTACATTTAATTAAAGTTCAAATGGATAATTTAACTTTACCTTCATGCCCGTTATATGAAGAAGTTCTCGACACACAAATGTTTGGTTTACAAAAAGAAGTTGATTTTGCAGTTAAGCTTGGCTTAGTTGATAAAGAAGACGGCAAAAATTTAATGCTTCGTTTAGAAAAAGAATTATCTAAACTTCATGAAGCATTTACTAATGTAAAATAA
- a CDS encoding YlaI family protein, with the protein MREVQCIICDTKVLIDENTVEAKRLRNNPIRTFMCDDCKSRLDRPKQRLNKHQPFNFIKSEEL; encoded by the coding sequence TTGCGTGAAGTTCAGTGTATCATTTGTGATACAAAGGTTTTAATTGATGAAAATACGGTTGAAGCCAAACGACTTCGAAATAATCCTATAAGAACTTTTATGTGCGATGATTGTAAAAGTCGTTTAGATAGACCAAAACAACGTCTTAACAAACACCAACCGTTTAACTTTATTAAGAGTGAAGAATTGTAA
- the typA gene encoding translational GTPase TypA: MTNRREDVRNIAIIAHVDHGKTTLVDELLKQSGIFRENEHVDERAMDSNDLERERGITILAKNTAIDYKGTRINILDTPGHADFGGEVERIMKMVDGVVLVVDAYEGTMPQTRFVLKKALEQDLKPVVVVNKIDKPSARPEGVVDEVLDLFIELEANDEQLDFPVVYASAVNGTASLDSEKQDENMQSLYETIIDYVPAPLDNHDEPLQFQVALLDYNDYVGRIGVGRVFRGKMRVGDNVSLIKLDGTVKNFRVTKIFGYFGLKREEIEEAQAGDLIAVSGMEDINVGETVTPTDHQEALPVLRIDEPTLEMTFKVNNSPFAGREGDYVTARQIQERLDQQLETDVSLKVTPTDSPDTWVVAGRGELHLSILIENMRREGFELQVSKPQVILREIDGVLSEPFERVQCEVPSENAGSVIESLGARKGEMLDMSTTDNGLTRLIFMVPARGMIGYTTEFMSMTRGYGIINHTFEEFRPRVKAQIGGRRNGALISMDQGQATAYAIINLEDRGVNFMEPGTEVYEGMIVGEHNRENDLTVNITKAKHQTNVRSATKDQTQTMNRPRILTLEEALEYINDDELVEVTPQSIRLRKKILNKSLREKEAKRVKQMMQDE; encoded by the coding sequence ATGACTAATAGAAGAGAAGATGTACGTAATATTGCAATCATTGCGCACGTTGACCATGGTAAAACTACTTTAGTAGATGAATTACTAAAACAATCTGGAATTTTCAGAGAGAACGAACATGTTGACGAAAGAGCAATGGACTCTAATGACTTAGAAAGAGAACGTGGTATTACAATTCTTGCTAAAAATACTGCTATTGACTATAAAGGTACAAGAATTAACATCTTAGACACACCTGGACATGCTGACTTTGGTGGCGAAGTTGAACGTATTATGAAAATGGTTGACGGTGTTGTACTTGTTGTAGATGCTTACGAGGGAACAATGCCTCAAACACGTTTCGTACTAAAAAAAGCATTAGAACAAGATTTAAAACCCGTTGTAGTAGTAAATAAAATTGACAAACCATCAGCTAGACCTGAAGGGGTAGTAGATGAAGTTTTAGATTTATTTATCGAATTAGAAGCGAATGATGAACAATTAGACTTCCCAGTAGTATATGCATCAGCTGTCAATGGTACTGCTAGTCTTGATTCAGAGAAACAAGATGAAAACATGCAATCATTATATGAAACAATCATAGATTATGTTCCAGCGCCATTAGATAATCATGATGAACCATTACAATTCCAAGTAGCATTATTAGACTATAATGATTATGTAGGACGTATTGGTGTAGGACGCGTATTTAGAGGTAAAATGCGTGTCGGTGATAACGTGTCACTTATTAAATTAGACGGTACAGTTAAGAATTTCCGTGTGACTAAGATCTTCGGTTATTTTGGATTGAAACGTGAAGAGATCGAAGAAGCACAAGCTGGTGATTTAATTGCGGTTTCAGGAATGGAAGATATTAACGTAGGTGAAACAGTTACACCTACAGACCACCAAGAAGCTCTCCCTGTATTACGTATTGATGAACCAACTCTTGAAATGACATTCAAAGTAAATAATTCACCATTTGCAGGACGTGAGGGTGATTATGTCACTGCACGTCAAATCCAAGAACGTCTAGATCAACAACTTGAAACAGACGTTTCATTAAAAGTTACGCCAACTGATTCTCCTGATACATGGGTAGTTGCAGGTCGTGGTGAGTTACATTTATCTATCTTAATTGAGAATATGAGACGTGAAGGTTTTGAACTTCAAGTATCTAAGCCACAAGTTATTTTACGTGAAATTGACGGTGTTCTAAGTGAACCTTTCGAACGTGTTCAATGTGAAGTGCCTTCTGAAAATGCAGGTTCAGTAATTGAATCATTAGGTGCACGTAAAGGTGAAATGTTAGACATGTCGACTACTGATAACGGATTAACGCGTTTAATCTTTATGGTACCTGCACGTGGTATGATTGGATACACAACTGAATTTATGTCTATGACTCGTGGATATGGTATTATCAACCATACATTCGAAGAGTTCAGACCTCGTGTTAAAGCACAAATTGGAGGTAGACGTAATGGTGCGCTTATCTCAATGGACCAAGGTCAAGCAACTGCATACGCTATCATCAATTTAGAAGATCGTGGTGTTAACTTCATGGAGCCAGGTACTGAAGTGTACGAAGGTATGATTGTTGGTGAACATAATCGTGAAAATGATTTAACTGTTAATATTACTAAAGCGAAACATCAAACAAACGTACGTTCAGCAACTAAAGATCAAACACAAACTATGAACCGACCAAGAATTCTTACGCTTGAAGAAGCTTTAGAATATATTAATGATGATGAACTAGTAGAGGTTACTCCTCAAAGTATTCGTTTAAGAAAGAAAATCTTAAATAAATCATTACGTGAAAAAGAAGCTAAACGTGTTAAACAAATGATGCAAGATGAGTAA
- a CDS encoding DUF5325 family protein codes for MEKPKSKGIFWVLSIIAVIFLVLFSFSVGAGSIPMMILTFILFIATFGAGFTLKKKYRENNWL; via the coding sequence ATGGAAAAACCTAAGTCTAAAGGTATATTTTGGGTGCTATCTATTATAGCAGTAATATTTTTAGTGCTTTTTAGTTTCAGCGTTGGAGCTGGTAGTATTCCAATGATGATTTTAACATTTATACTTTTCATTGCAACTTTTGGCGCTGGTTTCACGCTTAAAAAGAAATATCGTGAAAATAACTGGCTTTAA
- a CDS encoding inositol monophosphatase family protein, translating into MSLYEFAQGLILEAGNKVRIMMKEDLSIETKSNPNDLVTNVDKATENYIYDAILRSYPDHRVIGEEGHGHHMEDINGVVWVVDPIDGTLNFVHQQEGFAISIGIYRDGKPYAGLVYDVMKDVLYHAKVGEGAFENNHELKTIDNTQLNQSLIGINPNWVTKPKMGPIFSEIVNQARSCRAFGSAALEIISVARGQLAAYITPRLQPWDFAGGLIILNEVGGIGSNLMGEPLTIESANSILVGNKATHNEILENYLNPHNEVLTELHQRFRK; encoded by the coding sequence ATGTCACTATATGAATTTGCACAAGGTTTAATACTAGAAGCGGGCAACAAAGTTAGAATAATGATGAAAGAAGATTTAAGTATTGAAACGAAATCGAACCCAAACGACTTAGTAACAAATGTTGATAAAGCAACTGAAAACTATATATACGATGCAATTTTAAGAAGTTATCCTGATCATCGCGTCATTGGTGAGGAAGGACATGGACATCATATGGAAGACATCAATGGTGTGGTATGGGTTGTTGATCCAATTGATGGAACTTTAAATTTTGTTCATCAACAAGAGGGCTTTGCGATTTCCATAGGTATTTATCGAGATGGCAAGCCATATGCAGGTTTAGTTTATGATGTAATGAAGGATGTACTATACCATGCTAAAGTTGGCGAAGGTGCTTTTGAAAACAATCATGAATTAAAAACCATTGATAACACGCAACTTAACCAAAGTTTAATAGGAATTAATCCAAACTGGGTTACTAAGCCAAAAATGGGCCCCATTTTTTCAGAAATTGTAAACCAAGCAAGAAGTTGTAGAGCTTTTGGAAGTGCGGCGTTAGAAATCATAAGTGTAGCTAGAGGGCAATTGGCTGCATATATTACACCGCGATTGCAACCATGGGATTTTGCAGGTGGTTTGATTATTTTAAATGAAGTTGGTGGAATTGGAAGTAATTTAATGGGGGAACCACTCACTATTGAAAGTGCTAATTCTATTTTAGTTGGAAATAAAGCAACGCATAATGAGATTCTAGAAAATTATTTAAATCCTCATAATGAAGTATTAACAGAGTTACATCAACGTTTTAGAAAATAA
- a CDS encoding YktB family protein, producing the protein MTQYTFKPKDFKAFEVEGLDARMEALNEYVRPQLNQLGDYFSEYFTSQTGETFYAHVAKHARRSVNPPVDTWVAFAPNKRGYKMLPHFQIGLFKDHLFLMFGVMHEGKDKAERVKVFDKHFDVLKQLPEDYQVSLDHMKPEKSYIKDLSDDELHKAIDRVKNVKKGEFFVARSLSPKDAELKSDKAFLSFVKETFDEFLKFYE; encoded by the coding sequence ATGACACAATATACATTTAAACCTAAAGATTTCAAAGCGTTTGAAGTTGAAGGCTTAGATGCTCGAATGGAAGCATTAAATGAATATGTAAGACCTCAACTTAATCAATTAGGAGATTATTTTAGTGAATATTTCACTTCTCAAACTGGAGAAACTTTTTATGCACATGTTGCAAAACATGCTCGTAGAAGTGTAAATCCCCCTGTAGATACATGGGTAGCTTTTGCTCCAAATAAACGTGGATATAAGATGCTACCTCATTTCCAAATTGGTTTATTTAAAGACCATTTGTTTTTAATGTTCGGTGTTATGCATGAAGGTAAAGATAAAGCTGAACGTGTAAAAGTGTTTGATAAACACTTTGATGTGCTCAAACAATTGCCTGAGGATTATCAAGTGAGTTTAGACCACATGAAACCTGAAAAATCCTACATTAAAGATTTAAGTGACGATGAATTACATAAAGCAATTGATCGTGTTAAGAATGTTAAGAAAGGAGAGTTTTTCGTTGCACGCTCCCTCTCTCCTAAAGATGCTGAATTAAAATCTGATAAAGCCTTTCTATCTTTTGTAAAAGAAACTTTTGATGAATTTTTAAAATTCTATGAATAA
- a CDS encoding Nramp family divalent metal transporter: MGVIDNKEQRSLDEINSTIEFNDSQRTSQKFLAFLGPGLLVAVGYMDPGNWITSMQGGAQFGYTLLFVILISSLSAMLLQSMTVRLGIATDKDLAQMTRHYLNKPTAIIFWVIAELAIIATDIAEVIGSAIALDLLFNIPLIIGALITVFDVFLLLFIMKFGFRKIEAIVGTLIFTVLMIFVFEVYISSPNLIEILNGFVPHYQIIANHSILYIALGIIGATIMPHNLYLHSSIVQSRKYNRHSFTEKAQAIKFATIDSNIQLSIAFIVNCLLLVLGAALFYGVNSNNIGGFYDLYQALRTQPVLGVVMGSIMSTLFAIALLASGQNSTITGTLAGQIVMEGFLKLSIPNWMRRLVTRSLAVIPVLLCLVIFRGNESKMEQLLVFSQVFLSIALPFSLIPLQLATSNEKLMGPFKNKKWVNICAWGLIIILSFLNIYLIIETFKEL, encoded by the coding sequence ATGGGTGTAATAGACAACAAAGAACAACGTAGTTTAGATGAAATTAATAGCACAATCGAATTTAATGACTCGCAACGTACTAGTCAGAAATTTTTAGCTTTTCTAGGACCAGGTTTACTTGTAGCGGTTGGTTATATGGATCCAGGAAATTGGATTACATCAATGCAAGGTGGCGCACAATTTGGTTATACTTTATTATTTGTAATTTTAATATCTAGCTTATCAGCAATGTTGTTACAAAGTATGACTGTTCGTTTAGGTATCGCTACTGATAAAGATTTAGCACAAATGACTCGTCACTATTTAAACAAACCAACTGCAATTATATTTTGGGTGATTGCTGAACTTGCAATCATTGCCACTGATATTGCTGAAGTAATCGGAAGCGCGATTGCTTTGGATTTACTTTTTAATATTCCTTTAATCATAGGTGCTTTAATAACAGTTTTTGACGTATTTTTATTACTTTTTATAATGAAATTTGGTTTTAGAAAGATTGAAGCAATCGTCGGTACTTTAATCTTTACTGTACTAATGATTTTTGTATTTGAAGTTTACATTTCATCTCCAAATTTAATTGAAATACTTAACGGATTTGTTCCACATTATCAAATTATTGCTAATCATAGTATCTTGTATATTGCATTAGGCATTATTGGCGCTACAATTATGCCTCATAATTTATATTTGCACTCATCAATCGTGCAATCACGTAAGTATAATCGCCATAGCTTTACTGAAAAAGCTCAAGCGATTAAATTCGCAACAATTGATTCTAATATTCAATTAAGTATCGCATTTATTGTAAATTGCTTACTACTTGTTCTAGGGGCAGCTTTATTTTATGGCGTCAATTCAAATAACATAGGTGGTTTCTATGATTTATATCAAGCTTTAAGAACACAACCTGTGTTGGGTGTTGTAATGGGAAGTATAATGAGTACACTATTCGCAATAGCATTATTAGCATCTGGTCAAAATTCAACAATCACTGGTACACTCGCAGGTCAAATAGTTATGGAAGGGTTCTTAAAACTTTCTATACCAAATTGGATGAGACGCTTAGTCACAAGGAGTTTGGCTGTCATTCCTGTTTTACTATGTCTTGTTATTTTCCGGGGCAATGAGTCTAAAATGGAACAATTGCTAGTATTTTCACAAGTGTTCTTAAGTATTGCACTACCTTTCTCATTAATACCTCTGCAATTAGCCACAAGTAATGAAAAATTAATGGGTCCGTTTAAAAATAAAAAGTGGGTTAACATATGCGCTTGGGGTTTAATCATCATACTGAGTTTCCTCAACATTTATCTAATAATAGAAACCTTTAAAGAATTATAA
- a CDS encoding DUF4064 domain-containing protein: protein MSRKVELILGWIACGLSIIYLIMSSLSYFMVRNNNNTEQYQQMLKQFGNQDVKVTPEMVNFAMAFSMGTLIFSTLLGIIGMLIIKGRPILAGCLLIVAALVGIFNMSLIAGILWIVVAIMLFVKKDPNQPKQKPKSTKVKMDEWQTEKSYNERKKDDPYIY from the coding sequence GTGAGTAGAAAAGTAGAGTTAATTCTTGGATGGATTGCTTGTGGTTTAAGTATTATTTATTTAATTATGTCATCACTATCTTACTTTATGGTTAGAAATAACAATAATACTGAACAATATCAACAAATGCTAAAACAATTTGGAAATCAAGATGTTAAAGTTACACCTGAAATGGTCAACTTTGCTATGGCTTTTTCTATGGGAACATTAATCTTTTCAACGTTGTTAGGCATTATTGGTATGTTAATCATTAAAGGTCGTCCTATTTTAGCAGGTTGTCTTTTAATTGTCGCAGCATTAGTAGGTATATTTAATATGAGTTTAATTGCAGGAATATTGTGGATTGTTGTAGCAATCATGCTATTTGTTAAAAAGGATCCTAATCAACCAAAACAAAAACCTAAATCAACAAAAGTAAAAATGGATGAATGGCAAACTGAAAAATCATATAATGAACGTAAGAAAGATGATCCATATATTTATTAA
- a CDS encoding ISL3 family transposase — MCKSILKTLRIKDKNINFSDEVIEKKYKGRMSLFYYAELTYQPTYCENCLAKNDNFSIVKNGKKTSTITLLKIMEMPAYLNLQKQRFYCKTCDSHFTAKSNIVDAHCFISNKTKLAVLNKAQECRSQKSIAKSCLISSMTVSRVINQAASDVGQSSFDALPEHLMMDEFKSVKNVTGKMSFIYADAVSHRIVDVVADRKLKSLKDHFYRYSLKLRQKVKTVTIDMYEPYMSLIKQLFPNAKIIIDRFHIVQSLNRALNMSRVHVMNCYRASNRPLYNKYKSYWKLFLKPFETLEAFNYRKVHLFKEWKTEKGIVNYLLDVDEELYNTYHYVHELRRFLKENQIEKFNHKLFSIHLSDVCPKLRPVIRTLRRLATFIENTMTYSNLTNGPLEGINNKIKLIKRVSFGYRNYDNLRNRIIITSRLFASTTKKEIKQPKVA, encoded by the coding sequence ATGTGTAAGTCTATATTAAAAACATTAAGAATTAAAGATAAAAATATCAATTTTTCAGACGAAGTGATTGAGAAAAAATATAAAGGACGAATGAGCCTGTTTTATTATGCCGAGCTCACTTATCAACCTACATATTGTGAAAATTGTTTAGCTAAAAATGATAATTTCTCTATAGTAAAAAATGGTAAGAAAACCTCAACGATTACTTTGCTTAAAATTATGGAAATGCCCGCTTATTTAAATCTTCAAAAACAAAGATTTTATTGTAAAACATGCGATAGTCATTTTACTGCTAAATCTAATATTGTCGACGCTCATTGCTTTATTTCAAATAAAACAAAACTTGCAGTTTTAAATAAAGCACAAGAATGCCGCTCTCAAAAATCTATCGCTAAGTCATGCTTAATATCATCAATGACTGTGTCTAGAGTGATTAATCAAGCGGCAAGCGACGTAGGTCAGTCTTCTTTTGATGCTTTACCTGAACACTTAATGATGGACGAATTTAAAAGTGTTAAAAATGTAACTGGGAAAATGAGCTTTATTTATGCAGATGCTGTATCGCACCGCATCGTAGATGTGGTAGCGGATCGTAAGTTAAAATCGTTAAAAGATCATTTTTATCGCTATTCTTTGAAACTAAGACAAAAAGTCAAAACAGTAACGATTGATATGTATGAACCATATATGTCGCTAATCAAGCAATTATTTCCTAACGCGAAGATTATTATTGATCGTTTTCATATTGTTCAATCCTTAAATCGAGCGTTAAATATGTCTAGAGTTCATGTAATGAATTGTTATAGGGCCTCAAATAGACCGCTTTATAATAAATATAAAAGTTATTGGAAATTATTTCTTAAACCTTTTGAAACGCTAGAGGCATTTAATTATCGTAAAGTCCATTTATTTAAAGAGTGGAAAACTGAAAAAGGCATTGTAAATTACTTATTAGATGTAGATGAAGAATTATATAATACATATCACTACGTTCATGAGCTAAGACGATTTTTAAAAGAAAACCAAATAGAGAAATTTAATCATAAACTCTTTTCTATTCATCTTTCAGATGTGTGTCCTAAATTACGCCCAGTCATTAGAACTTTAAGACGATTAGCAACTTTCATTGAAAATACTATGACATATTCTAACCTGACCAACGGTCCGTTAGAAGGAATTAATAATAAAATCAAACTCATTAAAAGGGTATCTTTTGGTTATAGAAATTATGATAATTTACGTAATAGAATTATTATAACTTCGCGACTATTTGCCTCAACAACAAAAAAAGAGATTAAACAACCTAAGGTTGCTTAA
- the auxB gene encoding lipoteichoic acid stability factor AuxB, with protein MSGERYTQIKRPVSRLTEKLLGWFSWIFLLILTVITMFIALVSFSNDTSIQNLENSMNSNELIQQILTNNSLNTTQFVIWLQNGVWAIIVYFIVCLLISFLALISMNMRILSGFLFLIASIITLPLVLFFVTLIIPIFFFIIAIMMFARKSKVETVPMYGPSHGYENQYYPRDEYDDRYYGSNRNINDDYDYDDHNQYNDYDEDYVESPPKTKKSERRTRRKKPYYNDDIDSNYRDNNYDETTIRKDEEQDLATDTEEDKYNQYPKRAITGEYQSDADDVEATGVLSRQAKYNKKANKKSQFDNTSDEESYDFAENVVDTEPKVDKREEKAQRKREKAELKAKKKEKRKAYNQRMKERRKNQPSAVSQRRMNYEERKQILNKDDIESEKDVNNQEEDNKN; from the coding sequence ATGTCAGGAGAACGTTACACGCAAATCAAACGGCCTGTGAGTCGTCTGACTGAAAAACTTTTAGGTTGGTTTAGTTGGATTTTCTTACTTATATTGACGGTTATTACAATGTTTATTGCACTCGTGTCATTTAGTAATGATACATCAATTCAAAATCTTGAAAACTCAATGAATAGTAATGAACTAATTCAGCAAATTTTAACAAATAATAGTTTAAATACAACACAATTTGTAATTTGGTTACAAAATGGTGTATGGGCAATTATAGTTTATTTCATAGTGTGTTTGCTTATTTCATTTTTAGCACTTATATCTATGAATATGAGAATACTTTCTGGATTCTTGTTTTTAATTGCCTCAATTATTACATTGCCATTAGTTTTATTTTTCGTAACATTAATTATTCCTATTTTCTTCTTTATTATTGCAATCATGATGTTTGCAAGGAAGAGCAAGGTCGAGACAGTACCTATGTATGGTCCATCACATGGTTATGAAAATCAATATTATCCTAGAGATGAATATGATGATCGATATTATGGATCTAATAGAAATATTAATGATGACTATGATTACGACGATCATAATCAATATAATGATTATGATGAAGACTATGTTGAATCACCACCTAAAACCAAAAAATCTGAACGTCGTACACGTCGTAAAAAACCTTATTACAATGATGATATCGATAGTAATTATCGAGATAACAACTACGATGAAACAACGATTCGTAAAGATGAAGAGCAAGATTTAGCAACTGATACTGAGGAAGATAAATATAATCAATATCCAAAACGTGCAATTACTGGAGAGTATCAATCGGATGCTGATGATGTTGAAGCAACGGGAGTACTCTCTAGACAGGCTAAATACAACAAAAAAGCGAATAAAAAATCACAATTTGATAACACTAGTGATGAAGAGTCTTACGATTTTGCTGAAAATGTAGTAGATACTGAGCCAAAAGTTGATAAAAGAGAAGAAAAAGCACAACGTAAGAGAGAAAAAGCTGAACTTAAAGCTAAGAAAAAAGAAAAGCGCAAAGCTTATAATCAACGTATGAAAGAGCGTCGTAAAAATCAACCAAGTGCTGTTAGTCAACGTCGTATGAACTATGAAGAACGTAAACAAATCTTGAATAAAGATGATATCGAATCAGAGAAAGACGTCAATAACCAAGAAGAAGATAATAAAAACTAA
- a CDS encoding ABC transporter substrate-binding protein: protein MKQFLQLILGAIVVGLICLGISHWFKSQDNTGTGEKIYVYNWGEYIDPALIKQFEKETGIQVIYETFDSNEAMEAKIRNGGTHYDVAFPSEYTVQKLKRENLLEPLDHSKIPNIKNLDSDYMNMSYDRHNKYSLPYFFGTVGILYNKKVYPNEDFSSWQALYQPKYKNDILLVDGAREIMGLALNKLGYSLNDTNPSHLKEAEKDLNHLTPQVRGVVGDEVTMMLEQNEGNIAVVWSGVAAPLVQDSNKYNYVIPKEGSNLWFDNMVIPKTAQNKEGAYKFMNFLLDAKNNKQNTEWVGYATPNKAARQLLPKEVRDDHRFYPTQKEQSRLEVYKDLGPKTLGEYNESFLNFKMSLK from the coding sequence GTGAAGCAATTTTTACAGTTAATATTAGGTGCAATTGTCGTTGGATTAATATGCTTAGGTATAAGTCACTGGTTTAAATCGCAGGATAATACTGGTACTGGTGAAAAGATATACGTGTATAATTGGGGAGAATATATAGACCCCGCTTTAATTAAACAATTTGAGAAAGAAACTGGTATTCAAGTTATATATGAAACGTTTGATTCTAATGAGGCCATGGAAGCTAAAATTCGAAATGGTGGAACCCATTATGATGTGGCATTTCCTAGTGAATATACCGTTCAGAAATTGAAGCGTGAAAATTTATTGGAACCACTAGATCATAGTAAAATTCCAAATATAAAAAATTTAGATTCTGATTACATGAACATGTCATATGATAGACATAATAAGTATTCACTACCTTATTTCTTTGGTACTGTAGGCATCTTATATAATAAAAAGGTTTACCCAAATGAAGACTTTAGTAGTTGGCAAGCATTATATCAGCCTAAATATAAAAATGACATTTTATTAGTTGATGGTGCACGAGAAATTATGGGATTAGCTTTGAACAAATTAGGATATAGTTTAAATGATACAAATCCAAGTCATTTAAAAGAAGCAGAGAAAGATTTGAATCACCTTACACCACAAGTTCGTGGCGTTGTTGGAGACGAAGTCACAATGATGCTTGAACAAAATGAGGGAAATATTGCAGTAGTATGGAGTGGTGTTGCAGCTCCTTTAGTGCAAGATAGTAATAAATATAATTATGTTATTCCAAAAGAAGGATCTAACCTATGGTTTGATAATATGGTTATTCCTAAAACCGCCCAGAATAAAGAAGGGGCTTATAAATTTATGAATTTCCTTCTTGATGCTAAAAATAATAAACAAAATACAGAATGGGTCGGATATGCTACACCAAATAAAGCGGCTCGTCAGTTATTACCTAAAGAAGTTAGAGATGATCATCGTTTTTATCCTACCCAAAAAGAGCAATCACGATTAGAAGTCTACAAAGATTTAGGTCCTAAAACTTTGGGAGAATATAACGAAAGTTTCTTAAACTTTAAAATGTCTTTAAAATAG